The Longimicrobiales bacterium genome has a window encoding:
- a CDS encoding glycosyltransferase family 2 protein → MQTELMPAPVHADERDPDVSIIVPCRNEAATIGAVVSAALAALQRCGYAGEVVVCDNASTDGSAEAAARAGARVVHQSIRGYGAACLRGMEEARGDLLVIADGDGTYDLDVLHRFVEPLRAGYEMVLGTRRNGEIERGAMRRVHRHVLEPVQTYLSRRFLHFHVSDVRCGLRSITRDARARLALGATGMEFASEMLIEAARAELRAVEVPVRFQPRPEGVQRRSVGDGWRVARQSLLLSPTQLFLVPGLLLLLAGLVLELVLLPGPVRIAGQNIDFHFMFVGGALVLLGLQLVLLGIYSKTYALVHDAGPADPWIRRFHLHYTLERGVALGALLFAAGFCIDLYILADWIADGRGILFAVRPAVLALTFMLLGAEILFASFFLSVLRGPGFGRI, encoded by the coding sequence ATGCAGACTGAGCTGATGCCTGCGCCGGTGCACGCAGACGAGCGCGATCCGGACGTGTCGATCATCGTGCCGTGTCGCAACGAGGCGGCCACGATCGGTGCGGTGGTGAGCGCTGCGCTCGCTGCGCTGCAGCGCTGCGGGTACGCAGGCGAGGTCGTGGTGTGCGACAATGCATCGACGGACGGCTCGGCGGAGGCTGCCGCGCGCGCGGGCGCGCGTGTCGTGCATCAGTCGATACGCGGCTACGGCGCGGCTTGCCTGCGCGGCATGGAGGAAGCGCGCGGCGATCTTCTGGTGATCGCCGATGGCGATGGGACGTACGATCTGGATGTGCTGCACCGCTTCGTGGAGCCGCTGCGTGCCGGTTACGAGATGGTGCTGGGCACCCGCCGCAACGGCGAGATCGAGCGCGGCGCCATGCGTCGCGTCCATCGCCACGTGCTGGAGCCCGTGCAGACGTACCTCTCACGACGATTTCTCCATTTCCATGTATCTGACGTGCGCTGCGGCCTGCGCTCGATCACGCGTGACGCGCGTGCCCGCCTCGCGCTCGGCGCGACCGGGATGGAGTTTGCCAGTGAGATGCTGATCGAGGCGGCGCGGGCCGAGCTCCGTGCGGTCGAGGTGCCCGTGCGGTTCCAGCCGCGTCCCGAGGGCGTGCAGCGGCGCAGTGTCGGTGATGGCTGGCGGGTGGCGCGCCAGTCGCTCCTGCTCAGCCCCACGCAGCTGTTTCTGGTCCCCGGCCTCCTGTTGCTGCTGGCCGGCCTCGTCCTGGAGCTGGTGCTTCTCCCGGGGCCGGTACGCATCGCGGGTCAGAACATCGACTTCCACTTCATGTTCGTCGGCGGAGCGCTCGTGCTTCTCGGGCTTCAGCTGGTACTGCTCGGGATTTATTCGAAGACGTACGCACTCGTGCACGACGCGGGTCCCGCCGATCCCTGGATCCGACGATTCCACCTGCATTACACACTGGAGCGCGGTGTCGCGCTCGGCGCACTCCTGTTCGCGGCCGGGTTCTGCATCGACCTGTACATACTCGCCGACTGGATCGCCGATGGGCGCGGTATCCTGTTCGCCGTGCGACCCGCCGTGCTGGCGCTCACGTTCATGCTCCTGGGGGCGGAGATCCTGTTCGCGTCATTCTTCCTGAGTGTGCTCCGCGGACCGGGGTTCGGGAGGATCTGA
- a CDS encoding glycosyltransferase family 2 protein, with translation MARSGISVVIPTLNGGDAFGYLCRHLEQVRCRMDVEVLVIDSGSTDDTVAHAVTAGLRVHAIPRDAFGHGRTRNLGVQLTSGDIICFLTQDVLPCTPDWTEQFADSLSDPQVAGVYGRQVPRDATSMEMFFVALNYPAGELRFVPQTGGHHPRPGRVLFSNAFSAVRRDAVEAIPFDAAARFSEDQLWAHQVLAAGYSIVYQPVAEALHAHRYSLAGLYSRSFEVGLALGGSGIDSGASLRESARFLWSEISYFIRQGHVHRLPQLLPYELLRWAGFQAGRLSARTQAGATVS, from the coding sequence ATGGCGCGCTCCGGCATCTCTGTCGTGATCCCGACGCTGAACGGAGGCGACGCTTTCGGCTACCTGTGCCGGCACCTCGAGCAGGTGCGGTGCCGCATGGACGTGGAGGTACTCGTCATCGATTCGGGCTCCACCGATGACACCGTGGCGCACGCCGTGACCGCCGGACTGCGGGTTCACGCGATACCGCGCGATGCGTTCGGCCATGGCCGGACTCGCAACCTGGGCGTGCAGCTTACGAGCGGCGACATCATCTGCTTTCTCACCCAGGACGTGCTGCCGTGTACGCCGGACTGGACCGAGCAGTTTGCAGACTCCCTGTCCGATCCTCAGGTAGCGGGGGTCTACGGCCGCCAGGTGCCGCGTGATGCGACGTCGATGGAGATGTTCTTCGTGGCGCTGAACTACCCGGCCGGGGAGTTGCGCTTCGTGCCGCAGACCGGCGGCCATCACCCCCGACCGGGCCGGGTGTTGTTCTCCAATGCATTCAGCGCCGTGCGCCGCGATGCGGTGGAGGCGATCCCGTTCGATGCAGCGGCGCGGTTCAGCGAGGATCAGCTCTGGGCGCACCAGGTTCTTGCTGCCGGCTATTCCATCGTATACCAGCCCGTGGCGGAGGCGCTGCATGCGCACCGCTATTCGCTGGCGGGGCTCTATTCCCGCAGCTTCGAGGTAGGCCTCGCCCTCGGCGGCTCCGGCATCGACAGTGGCGCCAGCCTCCGCGAGTCCGCCCGCTTCCTGTGGTCGGAGATCTCATACTTCATCAGGCAGGGGCACGTACACAGGCTGCCGCAGCTGCTGCCCTATGAGCTGCTGCGCTGGGCTGGATTTCAGGCCGGTCGCCTGAGCGCCCGGACTCAGGCCGGCGCGACCGTGTCATGA
- a CDS encoding ABC transporter permease: protein MKTTPAAPAVRIVPAVRWPWPTTTDVRELWQYRALLWQLVRRDIRVRYAQTLLGAAWAVLQPVVSMAIFTVIFGYLARVPSGDVPYALMALAGLVPWTYFATVVAASSDSLLTNRELVTKIYFPRLIIPVAPILAGLVDLGIGLLVLLGAVLFWYPMGIGVELFLLPLPLIVMVIGATAIGVWATALNIQYRDVRYVIPFVLQTGLFLSPVIYPLDIVPDGFHTVAALNPMTGVIETLRAILLGGTIPWSVLGVSTAAAVLLFVTGTAYFRRAEQLFADVA, encoded by the coding sequence ATGAAGACGACCCCCGCCGCTCCGGCAGTCCGCATCGTGCCCGCCGTTCGGTGGCCCTGGCCGACGACTACCGACGTACGCGAGCTCTGGCAGTATCGCGCTCTCCTGTGGCAGCTGGTGCGGCGTGACATCCGGGTCCGCTATGCGCAGACACTTCTTGGCGCCGCGTGGGCTGTGCTTCAGCCCGTCGTGTCGATGGCAATCTTCACCGTCATTTTCGGGTACCTGGCCCGAGTCCCATCCGGAGACGTGCCATACGCGCTTATGGCGCTCGCAGGCCTGGTCCCGTGGACGTATTTCGCAACCGTTGTCGCAGCTTCGAGCGACAGCCTGCTCACGAACCGGGAGCTGGTCACGAAAATCTACTTCCCGCGGCTTATCATACCGGTCGCACCCATACTCGCCGGACTCGTCGACCTCGGCATTGGCCTGCTCGTTCTGCTCGGTGCCGTGCTGTTCTGGTATCCGATGGGAATCGGTGTGGAGCTCTTCCTGCTGCCACTACCGCTCATCGTCATGGTGATCGGCGCTACGGCGATCGGCGTATGGGCGACAGCCCTGAATATCCAGTACCGCGATGTACGATATGTAATACCGTTTGTCCTCCAGACCGGTCTCTTTCTCTCGCCTGTCATCTATCCGCTGGACATCGTGCCGGACGGCTTCCACACCGTCGCCGCGCTCAACCCGATGACGGGTGTAATCGAAACCCTGCGCGCGATTCTGCTGGGCGGCACCATACCGTGGTCGGTGCTTGGAGTGTCGACCGCAGCGGCCGTCCTCCTGTTCGTGACCGGCACCGCATATTTCCGCCGTGCCGAGCAGCTCTTCGCTGACGTGGCCTGA
- a CDS encoding ABC transporter ATP-binding protein, with the protein MSIAISAHELSKRYQLGTTAAPYDTLREAIVRGARSALRSSRTGGGAADRTFWALQDVSFDVRNGQVLGIIGLNGAGKSTLLKILSRITRPTTGYADVHGRVGSLLEVGTGFHPELTGRENIYLNGSILGMDRRYIDRRLDEIVAFAELDRFLDTPVKRYSSGMYMRLAFAVAAHIEPEILIIDEVLSVGDAAFQRKCLDRMDAVAGEGRTVLFVSHNLTAVQKLCTRALWLDHGRLVADGTVQDVVSRYLGRVTAHYDSRRWPDRATAPGSDTVRLHSAVVRPAHGAAGDLLDVHTPLSLQFEYWNMQPGARLNLSVVVYNEEGTPLFNTFPTRTDEWHGAPFPPGLFRSECVIPGGLLNNGMHRVQLYVVRDQGVVLSRHDDLLVFEVLDMPDDRGSWFGKWTGAVRPRLQWQTELLLEDAARAEGGRG; encoded by the coding sequence ATGTCTATCGCGATTTCGGCCCACGAACTTTCGAAGCGCTACCAGCTCGGCACAACGGCTGCGCCGTACGACACTCTGCGTGAAGCCATTGTCCGGGGCGCGCGTTCGGCACTCCGCTCATCCCGTACGGGTGGCGGAGCGGCGGACCGTACGTTCTGGGCGCTTCAGGACGTGTCCTTTGATGTCCGGAACGGCCAGGTTCTCGGCATCATCGGACTCAATGGCGCAGGGAAGAGCACCCTCCTGAAGATCCTGTCCCGCATCACGCGCCCCACAACGGGATATGCCGACGTGCACGGCCGCGTCGGCTCGCTCCTGGAGGTGGGTACGGGCTTTCATCCGGAGCTGACCGGCCGCGAGAACATCTACCTGAACGGCTCCATCCTGGGCATGGACCGCCGCTACATCGATCGTCGCCTGGACGAGATCGTGGCGTTTGCCGAGCTGGATCGGTTCCTAGACACGCCGGTCAAGCGCTATTCGAGCGGGATGTACATGCGTCTGGCGTTTGCCGTCGCTGCGCACATCGAGCCGGAGATACTCATTATCGATGAGGTCCTGTCCGTCGGCGATGCCGCGTTCCAGCGCAAGTGCCTCGACCGCATGGATGCAGTCGCGGGCGAAGGCCGCACGGTACTTTTCGTGAGCCACAATCTCACCGCAGTGCAGAAGCTGTGCACCCGCGCCCTGTGGCTGGATCATGGGCGGCTCGTAGCTGACGGCACGGTGCAGGACGTGGTGTCGCGCTATCTCGGCCGCGTGACTGCGCACTACGATTCGCGCCGCTGGCCCGATCGCGCCACCGCACCGGGCTCCGACACAGTGCGGCTGCATTCCGCGGTCGTGCGCCCGGCACACGGCGCGGCGGGTGACCTGCTCGACGTACATACGCCCCTGAGTCTGCAGTTCGAGTACTGGAACATGCAGCCGGGTGCGAGGCTGAACCTGAGTGTGGTCGTCTATAATGAGGAGGGCACACCGCTGTTCAACACGTTCCCCACGCGCACGGATGAATGGCACGGTGCCCCGTTCCCGCCCGGACTCTTTCGCAGTGAATGCGTGATCCCGGGCGGACTGCTCAACAACGGCATGCATCGCGTGCAGCTGTACGTGGTTCGTGATCAGGGCGTCGTGCTGTCGCGCCACGATGATCTGCTCGTGTTCGAAGTCCTTGACATGCCGGATGACCGGGGATCGTGGTTCGGCAAGTGGACGGGCGCGGTGCGCCCGCGCCTCCAGTGGCAGACGGAGCTGCTGCTCGAAGACGCTGCACGCGCGGAGGGCGGGCGTGGCTGA
- a CDS encoding class I SAM-dependent methyltransferase, translated as MADSQIERPLVAAPLSVTPAAGPSPLRHAAAVLRAELRHTLRGVGAARRLARATRGLADPLVKVHLGCGDDVRSGWLNVDMSAGHAARERADAAGPGTALVLHDLRRGLELPARSCSLIYSSHLLEHLEFPQALRLLRDCRRALAPGGVFRAALPDFRRIATAYVENDACFFDLIDISEAFPHNTPGTYALVDYVNYAAYQSGEHRMLYDADKLIRALLAAGFSDVRECGYDEALDPGSEVRRRYSFYVEGTA; from the coding sequence GTGGCTGATTCACAGATCGAGCGCCCGCTGGTGGCTGCGCCCCTGTCAGTCACGCCGGCAGCAGGACCATCACCGCTGCGGCACGCAGCCGCCGTGCTGCGCGCTGAGCTGCGCCACACGCTCCGCGGCGTGGGTGCCGCCCGCAGGCTGGCACGCGCCACCCGCGGTCTCGCCGATCCGCTCGTGAAGGTTCATCTCGGTTGCGGCGATGATGTCCGCAGCGGATGGCTGAACGTCGACATGAGCGCGGGTCACGCCGCGCGCGAACGTGCAGACGCGGCGGGCCCGGGCACTGCCCTCGTTCTGCACGATCTGCGGCGCGGCCTCGAGCTGCCGGCGCGCAGCTGCTCGCTCATCTATTCCTCGCATCTCCTGGAGCACCTGGAGTTTCCACAGGCCCTGCGGCTGCTTCGTGACTGTCGCCGAGCACTCGCACCGGGCGGCGTGTTCCGGGCGGCACTGCCTGACTTCCGGCGCATCGCGACCGCCTATGTCGAGAACGATGCATGCTTCTTCGATCTCATCGACATCAGTGAGGCGTTCCCGCACAACACGCCCGGAACGTACGCCCTCGTCGATTACGTCAACTACGCGGCATACCAGTCGGGCGAGCACCGCATGCTCTACGACGCGGACAAGTTGATACGGGCGCTGCTGGCGGCGGGCTTCAGCGATGTCCGTGAATGCGGCTACGATGAAGCTCTCGACCCCGGTTCCGAAGTGCGACGCCGTTACTCCTTCTATGTGGAGGGTACGGCATGA
- a CDS encoding aminotransferase class I/II-fold pyridoxal phosphate-dependent enzyme, with product MITGTRELAVLGGERAFAEPLHVGAPSTGNRERLLERINGALDRRWLTNDGPLVRELEQRIESLLGVRHCIAMCNGTVALEIGIRALGLEGEVIVPSMTFVATAHSLQWQRITPVFADIDPETHNIAVDRIEELITPRTTGIIGVHLWGRPCAVDELADLARRHDLRVMYDAAHAFAVTLGGRAIGSFGDLEVFSFHATKFFNTFEGGAITTNDDDLAGRLRLMRNFGFAGYDHVVYVGTNGKMNEISAAMGLTLLDDLDDLIEHNQSNHRLYRECLADVPGLVVHGFDEAERQNYQYVVVDVSAGTAGLTRDQLLEVLWRENVHARRYFYPGCHRMEPYRSLDPDAGAGLPNTEALLERLLMLPSGGAVGLQEIHIICGILADAVRRAGEVRACLGGMRVPGYYQGDV from the coding sequence ATGATCACGGGTACGCGTGAGCTGGCCGTGCTCGGCGGCGAGCGCGCCTTCGCCGAACCGCTGCACGTGGGCGCGCCGAGTACGGGCAACCGGGAGCGGCTGCTCGAACGCATCAACGGTGCGCTGGATCGGCGCTGGCTCACGAACGATGGCCCGCTGGTACGCGAGCTCGAACAGCGCATCGAGTCGCTGCTCGGAGTGCGTCACTGCATCGCCATGTGCAACGGAACCGTCGCACTGGAAATAGGCATTCGCGCGCTCGGCCTCGAAGGGGAGGTCATCGTTCCGTCCATGACGTTCGTTGCGACGGCACACTCGCTCCAGTGGCAGCGGATCACACCGGTTTTCGCCGACATTGACCCGGAGACCCACAACATAGCCGTCGACCGCATCGAGGAGCTGATCACCCCGCGCACCACCGGAATCATCGGCGTGCACCTGTGGGGCCGGCCCTGCGCTGTCGATGAGCTCGCGGACCTCGCCCGGCGGCACGACCTGCGTGTGATGTATGACGCCGCGCACGCGTTCGCCGTCACGCTCGGCGGTCGCGCCATTGGCAGTTTCGGTGACCTCGAGGTGTTCAGCTTCCACGCAACCAAGTTCTTCAACACATTCGAGGGCGGCGCCATCACGACGAATGATGACGACCTGGCCGGACGGCTTCGCCTGATGCGGAATTTCGGATTCGCCGGCTATGATCACGTCGTATACGTCGGCACCAATGGCAAGATGAACGAGATCTCGGCGGCAATGGGGCTGACCCTGCTCGACGATCTCGACGACCTGATCGAACACAACCAGTCCAACCATCGCCTCTACCGGGAATGCCTCGCCGACGTGCCAGGGCTCGTTGTTCATGGTTTCGATGAGGCCGAGCGACAGAATTATCAGTACGTCGTCGTCGACGTGTCGGCAGGGACTGCCGGACTGACGCGTGACCAGCTGCTCGAGGTGCTGTGGCGCGAGAACGTGCATGCGCGCCGATACTTCTACCCGGGCTGCCACCGCATGGAGCCGTACCGATCGCTGGATCCGGACGCCGGCGCCGGTCTGCCGAATACGGAAGCGCTCCTCGAGCGGTTGCTCATGCTGCCGTCGGGCGGTGCTGTCGGGCTGCAGGAGATTCATATCATCTGCGGTATTCTCGCGGATGCGGTACGGCGTGCGGGCGAAGTCCGTGCGTGCCTGGGCGGTATGCGAGTTCCCGGCTACTACCAGGGCGACGTCTGA
- a CDS encoding glycosyltransferase family 2 protein, with translation MLRSHLHRFLSRWVVPITGRRSRTLTRQVDELLDQTRDLLRREELDAFKSSLEVPDSLIAEFETWKAATPVPAEPLVSICIPTYNRAGLLTTRAIPSVLAQTYRNVELIVVGDACTDDTEEKVAAFGDPRVRFVNLEERGRYPQDPELRWMVAGTAPLNHALRMASGDYVTHLDDDDEYLPHRIEMLVEFAITTGCDFVWHPFWQEVEPGYWLVNEASRFAHGCVTTSSVFYRSWLKRIEWDINAWRLREPGDWNRMRKIRYLGADARRLPEPLLRHYRERNDASRGE, from the coding sequence ATGCTGCGCAGCCACCTGCATCGATTCCTCAGCCGCTGGGTCGTGCCGATCACGGGACGGCGCTCGCGCACGCTGACGCGCCAGGTCGACGAGCTGCTCGATCAGACGCGGGACCTGCTCAGGCGTGAAGAGCTGGACGCGTTCAAGTCGAGTCTCGAAGTGCCCGATTCGCTGATCGCCGAGTTCGAGACCTGGAAGGCCGCCACGCCTGTGCCCGCGGAGCCTCTCGTCAGCATCTGCATTCCGACGTACAACCGAGCCGGACTGCTCACTACACGTGCGATCCCTTCGGTGCTGGCCCAGACGTACCGCAACGTCGAGCTCATCGTCGTCGGTGATGCATGCACCGATGACACGGAGGAGAAGGTCGCAGCCTTCGGCGACCCGCGCGTCCGCTTCGTCAACCTAGAGGAGCGCGGCCGGTATCCGCAGGACCCGGAGCTGCGGTGGATGGTCGCGGGCACCGCCCCACTCAATCATGCACTGCGCATGGCGAGCGGCGATTACGTCACGCATCTGGATGATGATGACGAGTATCTGCCGCACCGCATCGAGATGCTGGTTGAGTTCGCCATTACCACTGGCTGTGACTTCGTGTGGCATCCGTTCTGGCAGGAAGTGGAACCCGGTTACTGGCTCGTGAACGAGGCGAGCCGTTTCGCGCACGGTTGTGTGACGACGTCGTCCGTGTTCTACCGTTCGTGGCTGAAGCGGATCGAGTGGGACATCAACGCGTGGCGGCTGCGCGAGCCCGGTGACTGGAATCGCATGCGCAAGATCCGTTACCTCGGCGCCGATGCCCGTCGTCTGCCGGAGCCTCTGCTTCGGCATTACCGTGAGCGCAATGATGCGAGCCGTGGCGAGTGA
- a CDS encoding glycosyltransferase family 2 protein, which yields MMRAVASDSAAARPQVSVIIPTWNGRELLEVCLCSLRQQTFRDFEIIVVDNGSADDTIPWLAAEHESVRVVAFGENRGFAAAANGGIRAARGSTIVLLNNDTEAHPGWLAALVRAVEEHPEAGFFASRVLNFYERSLVDSAGDMLGPLAYQIGHGQPDGPPFDSPRSVLSACAAAAAYRRDMLDDIGLFDESFVSYLEDVDLGLRAQYAGYSCLYVPDAVVYHMVSATARRIADTKLRLLLRNSLLLFFQYMPPRTVALWGAVMLGWPFVYVIRRRHPVRIAAQALTGFVRHAPAAMRRRRDVRSRGAITDTDLRRLLSPPFGTAAPVGGRAS from the coding sequence ATGATGCGAGCCGTGGCGAGTGACTCCGCGGCGGCGCGGCCGCAGGTGAGTGTGATCATCCCGACCTGGAATGGTCGCGAACTGCTCGAGGTCTGTCTCTGCTCGCTCAGGCAGCAGACGTTCCGCGATTTCGAGATCATCGTCGTGGACAACGGTTCCGCGGATGACACCATTCCCTGGCTGGCAGCGGAGCACGAGTCGGTGCGGGTGGTGGCGTTCGGCGAGAACCGTGGCTTCGCGGCAGCGGCCAACGGGGGTATCCGAGCAGCCCGCGGCAGCACCATTGTCCTGCTCAACAACGATACCGAAGCACATCCCGGCTGGCTGGCGGCGCTCGTTCGTGCCGTGGAGGAGCATCCGGAGGCGGGTTTCTTCGCCTCGCGCGTCCTCAATTTCTACGAACGCTCGCTGGTCGATTCCGCAGGTGACATGCTGGGGCCGCTCGCCTATCAGATCGGTCACGGTCAGCCGGACGGCCCGCCTTTCGATTCACCGCGGTCCGTCCTCTCCGCGTGTGCCGCGGCGGCTGCGTACCGGCGCGACATGCTCGATGACATCGGCCTGTTCGATGAGAGCTTCGTGTCCTATCTCGAAGACGTCGATCTGGGCCTGCGTGCGCAGTACGCCGGCTACTCGTGTCTCTACGTCCCGGATGCCGTGGTTTACCACATGGTATCGGCCACCGCGCGCCGCATCGCCGATACCAAGCTGCGCTTGCTGCTGCGCAACTCGCTCCTGCTGTTCTTCCAGTACATGCCGCCGCGCACTGTCGCTCTGTGGGGCGCCGTGATGCTCGGCTGGCCGTTCGTCTACGTCATACGACGACGCCACCCCGTGCGCATCGCCGCCCAGGCTTTGACCGGGTTCGTGCGGCATGCACCCGCCGCAATGCGCCGCCGGCGCGACGTCCGGTCCCGGGGCGCTATCACGGATACGGATCTGCGCCGCCTGCTCTCGCCGCCGTTCGGCACTGCGGCGCCGGTCGGCGGGAGGGCGTCATGA
- a CDS encoding glycosyltransferase, which translates to MSGRLLVSIVSWNTRAELARCLTALQRCDRHIEVVVVDNDSSDGSADMVERSFPDVKLIRAGRNLGFAGGNNLAVQDSSAEFVLVLNPDVEVNAAALDELTAFLDHDAPAAAAPLLMGDDGQPQPHMYRRFPTFAQVLLFWTVLGPVTRRIGWLRRAIFEHDLRGDRPVRVDQLPGAALMMNAAALRTVGLMDDGYFVWWEDVDWCYRARNAGVPLTVLPAARFRHAGGASFAGWNTETRVFQFYRAFYRFLARHRLGRLAHRVTPIIRADLALKDGLLRVRNLLGRPHGNGVTSLADTREVVRRMAREVAHGPVPHFRSAGRDRIAGPSLPIAVRDRSRATEPDAGLYRDPDVDVVIVNWNGCAYLPAALAALKRTTVPVRIVVVDNASTDASREYLRSAHPDVEVIALDSNCGYAGGANAGLRHVDGRYALVMNPDVLLAPDCIEMLRDRLDHDDTIGAAQGKLYRIAPEDFIAGYTPAGGTIDSAGHTIRRSRMVVDRAQGEPDAARYDREAAIFSACGAALFLRRSMLDDVAPHGEFFAESFFAYKEDIDLCWRARLLGWDVRYVPAAVAHHVRTAPLDGQAWRRMHITARRHSWKNHYLLMIRNDRVGDIVRALPYVAAWEVARLGHAVLRDPRVLRAFADLARALPGALRERRDLLRRRRATPAAVRCWFGAEPVPVRVPERPAELPRSAVCG; encoded by the coding sequence ATGAGCGGCCGTCTGCTGGTGAGTATCGTCAGCTGGAATACGCGCGCGGAGCTCGCGCGTTGCCTGACTGCGCTGCAGCGGTGCGATCGTCATATCGAGGTTGTCGTCGTCGACAACGACTCGAGCGACGGCAGTGCCGACATGGTCGAGCGGTCGTTTCCGGACGTGAAGCTCATCCGCGCCGGCAGAAATCTCGGATTCGCGGGGGGCAACAATCTGGCCGTGCAGGATTCGTCTGCCGAATTCGTGCTCGTGCTCAATCCGGATGTCGAGGTGAACGCTGCCGCGCTCGATGAGCTCACCGCGTTCCTGGACCACGACGCTCCGGCGGCTGCAGCGCCGCTGCTCATGGGAGACGACGGCCAGCCGCAGCCCCACATGTATCGTCGCTTTCCCACGTTCGCGCAGGTGCTGCTGTTCTGGACGGTCCTCGGCCCTGTCACCCGCCGCATCGGGTGGTTGCGCCGCGCGATATTCGAGCATGACCTGCGCGGCGATCGCCCGGTCCGGGTGGACCAGCTGCCCGGTGCCGCGCTCATGATGAACGCGGCTGCGCTGCGCACTGTCGGGCTGATGGATGACGGCTATTTCGTCTGGTGGGAGGATGTAGACTGGTGTTACCGCGCCCGTAACGCGGGGGTGCCGCTCACGGTTCTTCCTGCGGCGCGGTTCCGCCACGCCGGCGGGGCGAGCTTTGCCGGCTGGAATACCGAGACGCGGGTCTTCCAGTTTTATCGCGCGTTCTATCGCTTCCTCGCACGCCACCGCCTCGGACGGCTCGCGCACCGCGTGACTCCGATCATTCGCGCCGATCTCGCGCTCAAGGACGGACTCCTTCGCGTGCGCAATCTGCTGGGCCGGCCGCACGGTAACGGCGTGACGAGCCTGGCCGACACGCGCGAGGTCGTCCGCCGCATGGCGCGTGAGGTCGCACATGGGCCGGTTCCGCATTTCCGGAGCGCGGGCCGCGACAGGATCGCCGGGCCTTCGCTCCCCATCGCCGTGAGGGACAGATCCCGCGCGACCGAACCTGATGCAGGTCTGTACCGTGATCCCGACGTGGACGTCGTGATCGTCAACTGGAACGGGTGCGCGTACCTGCCGGCAGCGCTCGCGGCACTGAAGCGTACAACGGTGCCCGTCCGCATTGTCGTCGTCGACAACGCCAGCACCGACGCGTCCCGTGAATACCTGAGATCCGCGCACCCGGACGTCGAGGTCATCGCGCTGGACTCCAACTGCGGTTACGCAGGCGGAGCAAACGCCGGGCTCCGTCATGTCGACGGCCGGTACGCTCTCGTCATGAATCCCGACGTGCTCCTGGCTCCGGACTGCATCGAGATGCTGCGCGACCGTCTCGACCATGATGACACCATTGGTGCCGCGCAGGGCAAGCTGTACCGCATCGCGCCCGAGGACTTCATCGCGGGGTATACTCCGGCCGGCGGGACGATCGATTCCGCCGGCCACACCATTCGGCGCTCCCGCATGGTCGTCGACCGCGCCCAGGGTGAGCCGGACGCTGCGCGGTATGACCGCGAGGCCGCCATCTTCAGTGCGTGCGGTGCCGCGCTGTTCCTGCGCCGCTCGATGCTGGACGACGTTGCGCCGCACGGCGAGTTCTTCGCCGAATCGTTCTTCGCGTACAAGGAAGACATCGACCTCTGCTGGCGCGCCCGGCTGCTGGGATGGGATGTGCGCTACGTGCCCGCCGCGGTGGCCCATCACGTACGCACCGCGCCGCTCGATGGCCAGGCGTGGCGCCGGATGCACATCACGGCCCGACGCCATTCCTGGAAGAACCACTATCTGCTCATGATCCGTAACGACCGCGTCGGCGACATCGTTCGTGCGTTGCCATATGTCGCAGCGTGGGAGGTGGCCCGACTCGGTCACGCGGTATTGCGCGATCCGCGTGTGCTGCGCGCCTTCGCCGACCTCGCGCGAGCCCTGCCTGGCGCGCTGCGCGAGCGCCGCGATCTCCTTCGTCGCCGACGGGCGACACCCGCAGCGGTGCGGTGCTGGTTCGGGGCGGAGCCCGTGCCGGTGCGTGTCCCGGAACGGCCGGCGGAACTGCCGCGATCGGCGGTGTGCGGATGA